AAAGGCAAACAAAGCACCCTGTCTATTCTGTTTCTGGACACAGCGATAAAAAATAGGTCTAACAAAAACAAAGTAGAGGCCCAACAAAAAAAAAGCCTAACAAAAACAGTCCGACAAATTAACATCGCGACAACGGAAGACGTGCGACCATGGGACGCGCACAAGAACAAAGCGGGATCAAATTTGGACGGAGATTATACCAGTACCACAACTTAGATAAGACaatttttttttagcatcagtacagacacaagcgctcatatatacgcgcatacactcacccctatgaacgcacacacatacatcctacccctatgagcacctccgagagactgagccggcatatcatcttgagatttacaaagccaccataggcgcctcgtcgtcgacgggaacgtctcctcccactgaaagcgcatcgccggaaatccttaaataaatccaggaataatgcgagcaccaggatttgaaccctggtgggttggggataccactgtccacctaaccatctcaaccacaggttaaGACATTGTTAAAGTgtactttttttcaaaaaaattatgttttttcaCAAATTCAATAAAGTGATCAAGAATTCAAAATTCATGTGTTCGCACACTTCACAAAGTGTTCACGTACTAAAAATATCGTgaattggagggggaaaaggaaaaggaaaaaatgaattaaaaaaatcatgaaatttaaaATGAATAAGCAAAAAAATGAAAtcagaaagagaaaataaaatagGAACAAGAGAAAAAAGATCGATGAGAATATGTAAGAAAGCTTAGCTCTTtgaattctactccctccattccataatataagaacgtttttcaaacTAGGGAGTACATGGTATGCCCAGGCATTGAAAAAAAGAACTCACAGCCTATGAAAAAACAGGTGCCCCATGTACACGATGCAGACACGTACAACGGAAACGGTCACTGGCTTTTCGCGAAAAATAGGCTCGTTCCAGTGAGGTGTGAGACACTGTGACACCCGATCGAAAACAGTTTTTGCATGAATCCTACGGCGCCGATTGTACAGTAAACCATTTAGATATGACATAACTAAAAATCATCTAGATATGAATTATCAAAATTACATTTATTAATAATAGTTTAACATCCAGGGCATATCAAAGTGTGCTCCACCGCCCATTATGAACCCAGAAAATCACATGGAAAGCAGCAAACATGTTGGGGTTGATCCATCTATGTAGACTAATTACAGCCTCTCACCGCGGATCCTCCTAGCCAAATACACATCTTTGGACATAGTGGTCACACGTTTAGCATGGACGGCACATAGATTATTGTCTTCAAACAGTCCCACCAAGTATGCTTCGGCTGCCTCCAGCAAAGCAAGCACAACATGGCTCTGGAAATGTAGATCACTCTGTAGATGTGGCAAGGAAGCCAAAGAAAATAGATGTAAGCCCAAATAATTCGTTTATTATCTTAAATACAGTGTGTAAGAACTTTTCTCCATATACCCTAATCAATCTCTAATGGATAGTTTTTGAAGGGATTGAGTTGGATTTGTTCGTATCTGAAATAAGGTTAGTCAGATACATATGATCTAGAGGAAATGTACCTTGCAAAATTGGGCAATCTCCCTGACAAGTCTCTGGAACGGTAGCTTCCTTATAAGTAGCTCCGTGCCCTTCTGATATTTGCGGATTTCACTATAGGAGCACAAGAGTATGAAGCACAGGCACCTCATAATAATCCAAGCAATGGAAATTATATTGTGCTACACATACCCAAGAGCAACAGTTCCAGGGCGATATCGGCGAGGCTTCTTCACTCCTCTAGTGGCGGGAGCAGTCTTACGAGCGGCAGCCTAGCATCACAAAACTAAAAACCAGTAGTTAAGTTGCTGTCAAGCAAACAGTTTCTAACACTCAAAGTTGCTAAGATGCTTCGTCGGAGCCAAAGGTGCAATATTACATAGAAAGCCCGAAGGTGCTTCGTCGGAGCCTTTCCGCCGGTGGACTTACGGGCTGTGCACTTAGTTCGAGCCATCTGCAAACAAAAGAGTACATCATGCACAAAAGTTGTGTTAACAAACTTAATTCCAAGGCTGGATCTAAGACATCTGAAACAAAAGCAACTACTCACTCTGGCTAAAATTTGTGATTTGACAGTGCTCTTGAAAGCCTTATATTTGACACTTTGAATACCAATTTATCATAGAATGTTTAATTACGTGCATGTGATACATACGTGTCTGAAAAATACGATTGCAGTTCCTTCCCGAAAGGATTCTAGCTTCTCAGAATCAGTATAGGCCCAAGTGATCACATAATACCCAGCTAGTTCACACACTTTATGATTATCAACGATTGCTAGCCAGGAAAAACAAGGTTTTGTAACATGTtctaactagtactccctccgtaaactaatataagagtgtttagagtATTTTATATGTTGACGAGTGATGACCAACACAAGCAACCACATGAGAAATATACTAGATGGAAGCACCAAGAAATACTAAGGCTACGGTACAACCATAGGAATTACTGTAGAACACTTGAAATGGCTTACCTCTCGCAGTTGCAATCTTGCGTTTGCACACCCTTGGGAGTACTCTTGCTGTCGGGCTGACTAGTTGATCGAAGGCTTATCCTGATCGGATGTACGTACAAATAGCGAGAGTGGGCAGGGTATTTATAGGCGTGCCTAACAGGGGCACGTACGAACCGACTTAGGTTAGATCCTTAATTTGCGCTAGATTGATTCGGGCACTGGCGTTGCAGTTCAAACTAATCGGACGGCTTGGATCAGCGGTGACACGGATTAATATGGGTATATCGCGCCCTGCTATTGGCCGATCTCACGAGGACACGGATCGTGGTTTTCCGGTACACATAAGAGAAACTTCCAGAATAATGCGTAAGCATGGTTGCATCTTCAGAGTTGATCAAGCGATGCCTCTCAGCCGCCCTGATATTGGCCGATCTCACTGGGAGTAGGACACGGCCGCGTGGCATGCTCGCCTAAGGTCTGAAGAAGCTCGTAAAGCGCGTGCGTCGGGTGCATGCACGCAGAGGCTCTCTGAGAGCATCTTTTGCAGACCCCGCAAAATCCCGACCCGCATAAGTCTTTTGCAGTTCGCCAAAAAGATATATGCAGGCCGGCGCGGGCGAGGACAGACTCAGACCCCGTATAATCAACCCGTAAAAAAAATATTCTCTGAATATACTAAACAGACTCAGAGTTAGCTCTTTTTTTTAGTCGTCCTCTTCCTCGCGTCAATCTGGCGAACAGGCGGacgaggaaaacaagaggcgagcGCGGCGCGGGCGGAGGCTAGGGCGGCCGGGGCGAGCGCGGCGCGTGCGGAGGCCAGGGCTGTCGAGGCAGCGCGAGCCGCGGCGGGATCCAACGGCCGGCGCatcgagctagctagctagctcctcgAATCCATTGAGCTGCTGGCTAGCTAGCTCCGTTCGAATGGATTgagttgctagctagctagctccgttCGAATGGATTGAGCTAGGTAGCTAGCTCCGTTCGAGGGCCGCGGAGCCACGGGCGAGCGCGGCGGCCGGGACGGAAGGCTGGCCGGCTATCGGAtggccggcgggcgagcgcggtgGCCGGGGCGGACGGGCGCGGTGGCCGGGCGGCCGGGAGGCGGACGGGCGCGGCGGTCGGGCGAGCTTCATGGCGTTGGCGGGAACAAAGATTCCTCAACCGCCAACGTTGACCGATATGGATAGCCCTGGTAAAGTTGCCCTCAAAACTGTATATATGAGGGTTTTGCGTTCGCGTTTGCAGGGCCCTTTAAATTTTTTTAAGGGTCGAACGATTTTGCGGGGTTTGTTTGGACTCGTTTTTCCGACTGAAACTGCAAAAAACGATTATTTTGCGGGTTTGACCatttatacggggtctgctagaaaTGCTCTGAGCGGCCGGCGCAGCATTTCGGTTGGCGGCAGGCATCCAAGGTCTGCCGGAGCAGCGGACAACGTTGCTTAATTGCCTAGGATAGACGGCGCGGGTGCTCCGACGAGATCGTCCGGCGATGGAGGCGCAGCAGCGACACCCGGCCGGCCGGGTCTACGACCAGGTACATCGCCGGAAGTCGGAAGTGTTGGACGTGCATGCCCTGGTGTTGTGCGTGTGGCATGGCTTGAATGCGTGCAGATCTTCACGGTGCTGTGGGGGTGTGGTGGCGGCATTGCGAGGAcgtacgcacaaggagagttgatCGACGCATGAAGAGAACGCATGTGGTGACACGGAGAATATGGCACGGTCATTGCTCGCCACACGGTGCTGCTCTGCTTTGGCGTCGTGACTTCACAAATTAGCTCGGGCCTTGTTGTCTCTTCCCCCCTGGTTCATGTGTACTCTCTGTGACGGCACCACACATTTTGAAGAAGACTCGTCGTCGAGTGGCGAGCAAAGCTATTGTGGGTGCACGCTTAATTTTTTTTGCCTCCGTCAATCAGACATCTCTCTTGTTcgtaattaatggatgaggcaaaactTTTATTGGATATTTATGCGGCTTTAAATATTTATTCAACATGGTTATTATTTATTTAACTCGGTATGGAATTATGCATATTATTGATGTATGTGACGGGGAATAATTGATGCGAAATTTCACTCGGGGCAGTAATACTCGAGGTGCCGAGGACGGTTGTACCTCCGTTTCAAAACAACAATTTGCGCATCAGAGTACTTCTCGCTTGAGACAGTCCACCAATCAAAAACTCGGCATGAGCAAATCAGTTCCAAGGTAAAACATTTGGGACCGGCTACTGGTCAGTCGCCTGATTTTAGGAAATGGGTCAGTTGATTCCTAACCAATCGACTGAAGCAAATTGTGGTCAGCCAATTTCAGAAGTCTTTTTGCATACAAAACCAACAGAAGCTCACAAGACTTCATGTGCCCACTCCAAAACAATGGCCCGTTgataaacaaaaaaatatagagaaaACAAACCAAAATGCAGACAACTTACACAAAAATTGCACATTTATACGATATGCAAAAATAAGCATATAGGAGTGGAATTTATGCAAAAACGAAATTTTGTAAGAAGGAATGAAGAATTATTTTTATATTTGCAATCTCGCACATGTATATTTAGTTTTATAGATGCATACAATACATATATGCATATGTTtatataaaaaatgtattattatGATGAAAACTAAGCATACACTAGTGAGATTTTCGCGACAAATAGTGCTTTCTAAAAAGTAATGGATTAGTGACATCGGTATTGCctttacaaaataaaataaaatgaaaactaaaaaaataaaaaaaattagtggcattggtatttgaTCCATGGTGTCTCTACTTCTCCGGATCAAAATAATGAATTAGTGGTATCGGTACTACCGTTTAAGAAGATATAAACGTAAAAAAAAATAATAACAAAATTTGCACACGGTTTGAATAAAAATTGcgcttttttataatatgcaagaataagcacaaATAgtgaaatttcactaaaaaaattcgCAAGTAGGAATGAATTAGAGGTATTGGTATTACCCTTgcaaaataaagaaaacaaaataaaaacttaAACAAAATTAGAATAGTGAAATTTTCTAAGAaacaatgaattagtggcattagtTTCTCGTTAGGAAGAAAGGAActaaaaatgataaaacaaataatGAATATTTGCAAACAATTTGTCAGAAGTTGCGCATTTTTAGTGTacatataatcatgaaattttggcACATATTTATATAGTATTTGTGTGTATATAATTACACTAAGCCAAAAACCCACAAAAGATAAAAATAACCAATAAAGGAAAGAAAATGGGAAAAAGAAAACCCGtacagaaaacagaaataaaaataaaGCAAAATACCCTAAAATAGGAAAGAAAATGATATAAAAAGCTCAAACtaaataatgacaaaatttgcacacaatcTGCACATAAATTGCGCTTTGTTATAACAAGCAAGTATAAACAGATAATACTGAATGTATTGCAAAAAGATTTttttaagaaagaatgaattagtggcattggtatttgaTCCACGGTGTCTCTACTTCTCCAGACCAAAATAATGAATTAGTGGTATGGGTATTAccgtttaagaagaaagaaaagtaaaaaaacaataatgacaaaatttgcacgCGATTTGAATAGAAATAGCACGTTTTTATAGTATGCAAGAATAAGCACAAATAGTGAAATTTCACAAAAAAGAATCCTAAGTAGGAATGAATTAGAggtattggtattacccttaaagaataaagaaaatgaaataaaaactttAACAAAATTAAAATACTGAAGTTTTCTAAGAAACAATGAATTAGTGTCATTGGTTTCCCGTTAAGAAGATAGGAACtgaaataataaaacaaataatgaaatattttgcaaaaaaattgcaCAAAAGTTGCGCTTTTTTATAATATGCAGGAATAAGAATATAATAATGTAATTTCACAAAAAATAAGTGTCCTGAGAAGAAATGAATTTGCAGCATTGGTATTATCATTAAAGAATAAAGGAAATTAAATAATACTAAAAACTGAAATACCAAAGTTTtgaagaaagaatgaattagtggcttaCGTACTACTctttaagaaaaaataaaatgaaataaaaactagaACACAATCAAAATAATGAGGTTTTCGAAGGAAGAATGAATTATtaacattggtattaccctttaagaagaataAAATAAAATTGAAACAAAAAAAATCAACATAATAATTTTTTAAGAAAGAATAAATTAGTGTCATTAGTTTTACTCTTTaagaagaaacaaaaataaataaattaattaaaataaggaagaatgaattagtagCATTATTATTACCCATTAAAAAAGATAACAAACAAGTTTGCAAAACTTGCACACAACTTCTCTCTTAGATTACACTTTTTTAGTATGCAAACAATAATCATATAGTAGTGTAATTTTTGCTCAAATTGCATATTTAAGTGTGTACACTACATTCACCCAACATCCCAAAAATatcaacaaaataaaaataaaaccaactaagaaagagaaacagaaaaacaaaagcaaAAGCAGATAAGAACAAAAAAATGTTTGAAAAACGAAGGGAGGGAGAGGAGAGCTGGATCTCACAGTTGATGGGCTTCGGCCCAGaaggaaatcgactgacccaaataagGGGTCAGTCAAAAAAAGAAAGAAGTCGACAAAACAAACAACACAGGTCAGAAAAAAAACGCAGCCCGAATCTCAGAGAAAAACCAATGGCCACAAAATTGACTGATCCAAAAGTGAAATTTCAGCTGACTGAAATGTAGCTAAAGTGAAAACATTTTCAGTAGGTATTGATGTGACATAAGAGTATTTGCATGAAACATTTTCCTCGGACCGCTAGCAGCATATCACAGAAGAACATGAGAGTGAAGATCGCTTCCCTGCAAAACCAATCAGGCGCACGCATAGCGTTATGCTCTCTCTATGTTTTTTTGAACTGATTCTGTAATAAATAAACTTGGACGTGCTTACCCTAATTAATTATCTGCCGCCCTTGACGAGGCCCTCGCCGGCGGTCACAAACCATCAGGCCGGAGACCCTGACGCTCCCCTCCGGCGCAAGGCCGAGGCGCTCCATGGCCTTCACCATGGCGTGGCGCCCGACGCGGGTGAGCCGGAAGCCGTTGGCGCTCGCCACGACGCGCCGGCGTCCGGGTCGAGGGGCTGGTACCACGGCACCGCGGCGTCCTACGCCACGTCCCTGGCGCAGATCGCCTTCAAACAACGGAACACAAAGGATTGAGCATGCAAATAACTATGCGTAGGAAGAGAGAATTTTCTGAGGCAGAAGTTTGGCTCCCCGCTCCCCTGCTCCTTCCGCCTAGGGTTTctgcgccgccgccggcggctccCCCGCGCGGAGCCGCCGCCACGGCCGGAGCCCGCCGTTGCCGCTCGCCTCCCCCGCTCCCCCGCTCCTCCCTCCACCTCCTCCCGTCCCTGTACCCtccgcgtcgcctccccgagcgaggcgacCGGGGGGCCCCGACGCCGCTCCCCTCCCGCGCGCCAAGCTcctccctcctcccgccgccgccagcgcgcGCCGCCGGGCTTTGCCCgcgtggtgccggcggcggcgggcctgcCTGTCCCCGCGCGCGGCCTCCTCTGCTCGGgcgatggtggctggcggcggtgTTCTTCGGCCGGCGATGGTGCGTCCTGGCAGCGGGGTCCGTGGGGCGCGGGCAATTCTGATGCGGTGGCGCGGCCGTTGGCCGCGGGGCGCGCGGTGGTGCGGCTAGCCGCCGGCCTCCGCTCCGCCCAGATCTGGGCTCTTCTGGGCCCCAGCTGGGTTGGGGCGGGCCGGCGTTCCGGCGTGCGGCAACATGGCTCcctggtggtggtggcgcggcgTCGAGGGATGCGGGTGGTGGCGGCTTCGTCGGCCGTTGTGCTGCAGCGTGGCGGCAGGGGTTGTACGGATCCTTTGGGGTCCGGCCGGGCCTGTGCGGGCCTGGTAAGCTCCTATCGTCACGTCCGGTCGGCTCCGCGTCGGCGGTGGTGGTAGTCCCCTCCCATCGGCTGAGTTGCGGCTGCCCCCGAGCCCGTTGGCCCCTCGTCCCTCCTCCAGGTATCGTGTCGGTGGCTCAGCGAGACGGCGATGATGGTTCAGTGACTGTGGTGGCACATGTTGGTGGACGGTAGTTCTGGTGGAGCACTTCCGATCGTCTggggtggtggtggttgattgGGTTGGGAGAAATCCCTGGTGGCTCGTCcatcaccgacgtggtgacgcctGCGGGCGCCGCCGGACCTTTCTGAAGGGCGTCGGATCTGCCCCTTCCCCACTGACCTCTGCGTACCGAGGGAAACCCTTGgacttgtccgggcagcagcgACGTCGTCGTCGCATTCCTTCCTGAAGGTGCTGCTCGGTACATGACGTCTCGGAGTGCTAGAAGCGCGGTGGTACTTCTCCGGTGGGTGCAGCGGTCACTTGTCATCCTTGTTTCGTCGACCTGCCGTTGTCGgaatttgtttcttttctttttcttttttttgggcgtgCTTGTGCTGCTTCCGtcccagcacctatcgttggttatattgatggttgctttataatacaaagcgggggaaaccctttttctcaaTAACTATGCGTAGAACAGGTTTTGGACTCTGGGCGGCCGGTCGGAGCACACtttttttttgactatgtactgcaaggcaaaAAGCCTCACAGATCTCTTTATTAAAGAAAAGTTAACAAAGTCCTGTACAAGCTAAAAAGGGAGTAGAATACTTACAAAGATGAATGTGAGTCAAAAAAATCTAACTAGGGTAAGAGTATAGCCAGTCCAAGTAACTATCCTTAAATTTACATTTGATCCTATGAGTTAACAAGGGCATATATGAATGAAGTTATGCCTCCAGAGTCTGGACAAAGGCCTTTCATTTCTGAAAATCTTCCCATTCCTGATGATCCAGATGTTCCAAGCAGCAGTAAACACCACCTCAGTGAAGAAAGGCTTGCTAAAATCCTTCCTAGCATGCAGAGCCATCTTATATGTGGTCATCCCTGGCTGTGGCTCGGAGCACACTTGCCGTGCCATGCCACGGCAGTTTGGTACTGAGAATTCCCCGGCAGGGCACACTTGCCCGGTGAAAATTCAGACTGACCACGATTAAGGTGCTACGCATGTGGCC
This window of the Triticum aestivum cultivar Chinese Spring chromosome 5D, IWGSC CS RefSeq v2.1, whole genome shotgun sequence genome carries:
- the LOC123125860 gene encoding histone H3.3 yields the protein MARTKCTARKSTGGKAPTKHLRAFYAAARKTAPATRGVKKPRRYRPGTVALGEIRKYQKGTELLIRKLPFQRLVREIAQFCKSDLHFQSHVVLALLEAAEAYLVGLFEDNNLCAVHAKRVTTMSKDVYLARRIRGERL